CCTCTATCATGCGCAAACCCCTTTCCAAAATATAATTGCCATGCTCTGCATTGGAAGGGACGATGAGGACATCGCCTTCTTCAAGGTGATACAGTTTCCCCTCAAGTATGGTATCGCAGGCACCGTCAATGACTATCATGATTTGCTCTGGCTCGTGGCGGTGAGAAGCAAAATAAATATCGGGCTCTGCGATAACAAAACTGGCCGTAATCCTTTCTGCGGATACGATGTGGCTTTTTGAACCGGGGCCCAGTTCGATAAGGGGAACATCGCGGTAATGAATCACACGTTGATTGTACTCTTCTTGAGTAGCATATGGTTCTTTTCTTTCCATTTTGAACATCATTAGTGTTTGTAGTAGTAATCGTTGCAGAGATGATTATTGCTATGTTTTATGTGAGGCGATTATTCTCTGGTAAACCAAAAGTATCCAATAAGATATACGGTGTAGATACCCGCTGTCAAAAGGTAAGCTCCCCAATCAGGCCATTTAGCATACCACGCAATAGAAGCACCGATACCGAGAATAACACAGAAACCAATCCATAACCACAGGAACGTATCTTTTCGCATATCGGCATTATAAAGAGGCTATCAACCAAATGCAAATAAAACCATCCGGGTAATAAATCGCGGAGCGTGAGGAATGCGGTTAGACTATTGAAAGGAAAGTCGTGTTAGCTAAGTAGGGATAACGACACATCATTATCCCGTTCCAGATACCTTATTAGCCTTATCTGGTCGGATAATTTCCTTCTGGTATGCGAATAATGCAGGAATACCTCCGGTATGGATGAAGATAACCGTGTCCGTGGACTTGAAGCGTCCCTTCTTAATTAAATCGATAAGACCAGCCATTGCCTTTCCGGTGTACACCGGGTCGAGGAATATGCCCTCGGTTTGAGCTACCAGTTTGATGGCGTTTACGCATTCTTCGGACAGTATGCCGTAGC
Above is a genomic segment from Chloroflexota bacterium containing:
- a CDS encoding cupin domain-containing protein, whose product is MERKEPYATQEEYNQRVIHYRDVPLIELGPGSKSHIVSAERITASFVIAEPDIYFASHRHEPEQIMIVIDGACDTILEGKLYHLEEGDVLIVPSNAEHGNYILERGLRMIEVFSPPRRDLVAKLEAVKTDLR